Within the Pseudarthrobacter sp. W1I19 genome, the region AGAAGTCTAGCCGCCGTACCTGGCCAGGGAGGCCGCAAGCCAGTTTCTGGCCGCGTCCGCCAGGTCAGCCGGAGCCAGGATGCGGGCCGAACCGCCGTGCTGGGCCACGAACATCGGCAGCCAGTCGGTGTTGCCGAAGCGGATTTCGGCCACCAGCCCGCCGTCGTCGAGCTCGGCCGTGCGCTCCGCGTAGTAGTCGTCCGCGAGCCCCCTCCCCTGCCGGGTGAGCTGGACGGTCACCACCGTATCGTCGTCCCTGGGCGTGAAAAGCTTCGCCGGGACGCCCTCTGAAGGCTTGGTTGCGGCGGAGATGGGCAGGCCGTTGGGGTGGAGATCCTGAACCCGGTCCAGCCTGAAATTCCGCACGTCTTCCACTGAGTGGCAGTAGGCCTCGAAGTACCAGATGTTGTCCAGCGAGTACAGTCGCAGCGGATCAACGTCCCGCTCAGACACCGTGTCCCGCTGCGGGGACAAGTACGTCAGGCGCAGCTGGGCCCGGGACTCTATGGCCTGCCTGACGGTGGCATGCGTCGCTGCCTCCGCGGGTGCTACTTCCGGGCCCGCCACCGAAGCCGCCCGAAGCCCTTCCTCGCCGGCGGCCGCCAGCAGTTTGAGGGTCACCGATTCCAGGGCGCCGCCCTCTGCCACCCCCGGCAGCCCATTCAGTGATTCCAGCCCGGTCAGGAGGGCACAGGCTTCCTCCACCGTGAAGCGGACCGGCTTCTTCAGGTCCAGATCCTGGGTGATGTAGACGTGGTCGTTTTCCCACTGGATGTCGAGCAGATCGTCGGGGTAACCCTCCGGGAGCCCTGAACAGATGAGGATTTGCAGATCATCCTCCAGCTCCTTCCTGCTGATGCCGAAATGCTCCGCAACGTCCTGGATGTGCAGGCCCTGGTGGTGCACCAGGAAGGGCACCAGCTCCAGCATGCGCTTGAGCTGGTCCTCGGAGGTGCGTACACGCACAGGCCGGGCAGGTGCCGCAGCAAACCGGAAGGCGGGAGCCGGCGCGTTGCTGAAGTCGGCAGCTGCGCGGAGCCGGCGCCGGACGGCGTCGGCCAGTTCGGCTGGAGCCACGGCAAGGGCATCGGGTCCGTAGGAGGCAAGCTCTTCCGCTAGGCTCTCCGGATCCCTGTATTGCAGGCTGAACCGGTCGTAGCCTGGCTCAGGCCGGGGCAAGGGTCCGTATTCCTGAAGGGTCGCCTGTGCCGCATCCTCCATTGCCACACCGCGTCGCCGCAGTGCCAGGAGGCGTCCTGCGCGGACGTCCACGACGGCGGTGCGGAGCGGCAGTTCGGGCAGGCGTTCCAGTTCCTGGCGGATATTGAAGTCGCGCGGAGGGTTGAACTGCTCGCGTTCGAGGGTTGCCACCGCGCTGGTGAAGCGGGAGAGCCGGAATTGGCGGGGCGCTTTCCTGGCGCGGTCATAACCCATGAGGTACCAGTGGCCGAAGCGGCTTCCCAGGCCCCAGGGCTCCACCGTCCGTTGTTCTTCGCTGCCCGTACTGCCCGCGAGGTAGGTGAACGCGACGGGATGCCTGGCGTGCATGGCCGCAAGGAGGTCGTCAAAGGCCTGGCCTGCGGGCTTGATGCGCGGCTGGACCCCGGGGGGCAGTTGGACGTCTGCGGCTGCACCGGACGCCTGCAGCTTCCGCAACGCGCTCTGGGCTGCGGCGCCGAGCGCCGCACGTTCCCAGAGCTGGGAGGCCAGGAGCAGGACGGTCCACTCTTCGGGGCCCAGTTCCACGTCCGGAAGACGGTTGGACTCCTTGCCGATCCGGTACCGGGTGGTTGCGGGATCATCCTCGCTCCAGCCCAGGTCCGTCAGGGTCTCCACGTCAAAGCCGAACTTGCGAAGATCGGCTTTGTCCCGCTCGAACATCCGGCCAAAGGACGCTTCGTTGCCGGGAATGGCGCGGTAGACCGTGTTCCGCAGTTCGCTGCGGCGCAGGCCGTACTTTGTATTGAGCAGCGCGATCAGCAGGTTAAGGAGGCGTTCAGTACGGGATGCGGACACTCTGGTTACGTTACTAAACTCCGCGCCGGAACGCAGGAAGCGCGGCAGCAACAGGACAGCTGGGTCCTGTTGCCGCCGCGCTTCGAGAAGTTCGGGGAGTCTGGGGTCAGCGCACTGCTACCAGGTCAACCACGAAGATCAGGGCTTCATTGGGCTTGATGGCTCCACCGGCGCCACGGGAACCGTAGGCAAGCTCGGAGGGGATTTCAAGCCGACGGCGGCCGCCCACCTTCATGCCCAGCAGGCCCTGGTCCCAGCCCTGGATAACCTGGCCAACGCCTACCCTGAAGTCCAGCGGAGCGCCGCGGCCCCAGGAAGCGTCGAATTCCTCGCCGGTGGACCAGGCGACGCCCACATAGTGCGTTGAGACGGTGTCCCCGGCCTGGGCTTCACGGCCGTCCCCCTCAATGAGGTCGGTGATAACGAGTTCCGTGGGGACATCTCCTTCGGGAAAATCGATCTCGGGCTTCTGGCGGTCAAAGTCCCGTTGTCCAAATGACATGGTTGCTC harbors:
- a CDS encoding YafY family protein, which encodes MSASRTERLLNLLIALLNTKYGLRRSELRNTVYRAIPGNEASFGRMFERDKADLRKFGFDVETLTDLGWSEDDPATTRYRIGKESNRLPDVELGPEEWTVLLLASQLWERAALGAAAQSALRKLQASGAAADVQLPPGVQPRIKPAGQAFDDLLAAMHARHPVAFTYLAGSTGSEEQRTVEPWGLGSRFGHWYLMGYDRARKAPRQFRLSRFTSAVATLEREQFNPPRDFNIRQELERLPELPLRTAVVDVRAGRLLALRRRGVAMEDAAQATLQEYGPLPRPEPGYDRFSLQYRDPESLAEELASYGPDALAVAPAELADAVRRRLRAAADFSNAPAPAFRFAAAPARPVRVRTSEDQLKRMLELVPFLVHHQGLHIQDVAEHFGISRKELEDDLQILICSGLPEGYPDDLLDIQWENDHVYITQDLDLKKPVRFTVEEACALLTGLESLNGLPGVAEGGALESVTLKLLAAAGEEGLRAASVAGPEVAPAEAATHATVRQAIESRAQLRLTYLSPQRDTVSERDVDPLRLYSLDNIWYFEAYCHSVEDVRNFRLDRVQDLHPNGLPISAATKPSEGVPAKLFTPRDDDTVVTVQLTRQGRGLADDYYAERTAELDDGGLVAEIRFGNTDWLPMFVAQHGGSARILAPADLADAARNWLAASLARYGG
- a CDS encoding FKBP-type peptidyl-prolyl cis-trans isomerase, with amino-acid sequence MSFGQRDFDRQKPEIDFPEGDVPTELVITDLIEGDGREAQAGDTVSTHYVGVAWSTGEEFDASWGRGAPLDFRVGVGQVIQGWDQGLLGMKVGGRRRLEIPSELAYGSRGAGGAIKPNEALIFVVDLVAVR